From Salmo salar chromosome ssa04, Ssal_v3.1, whole genome shotgun sequence, one genomic window encodes:
- the LOC106602277 gene encoding max dimerization protein 4, translated as MHIKKLEEADRKALNTKEQLQREHRYLKRRLEQLVMPGGVERTRTDSLGSTISTDSEQEVDIEGMESPLGEGELGEGEGDSVDESISDDGLLDGEEEDYNLQSSSSDASYTQHSSHRLQPHHC; from the exons ATGCACATCAAG AAGCTGGAGGAGGCGGACAGAAAGGCTCTGAACACCAAAGAGCAGCTCCAGAGAGAGCACCGCTACCTCAAACgacgtctggaacagctggtgatgCCTGGAGGCGTGGAACGTACCCGAACCGACAGCCTAGGTTCCACCATCTCCACCGACTCAGAGCAAG AGGTGGACATTGAAGGCATGGAGTCCCCCCTGGGCGAGGGTGAGCTTGGCGAGGGCGAGGGGGACAGCGTGGACGAGAGCATCAGTGACGACGGCCTCCTGGACGGCGAGGAGGAGGACTACAACCTGCAGAGCAGCTCCAGCGACGCCAGCTACACACAGCATTCCTCCCACAGACTGCAGCCGCACCACTGCTAG